A part of Melittangium boletus DSM 14713 genomic DNA contains:
- a CDS encoding S9 family peptidase: MRQAPFLLAAALLASACAPVLTQQSPKPSSAQTMSPSQEAFLRDYAETRRFMSGRPVNPRITPDEKTVLFLRGQPRAPVQTLFAFDVATGQTRELLTPEAILQGGEETLSPEEKARRERMRVSARGFTSYQLSEDGASLLVPLSGRLYLVERASGKSTELKTGAGVIDPRFSSDGKHVGYVRDNDVFRLEVASNTEHRVTQGGTAARTHGLAEFVAQEEMSRFSGWWWSPDAKSIAYTESDTSGVEQLSIIDVMHPERGAEDSAYPRPGKANAKVRLGVIPATGGNTVWVKWDAEAYPYLATVVWPKKGPLTVLVQNRTQTEQKLLAVDPASGATRELLTEKDGAWLELEQSFPQWVDEGFLWYTERNGGPEVELRSADGALVRSLVKPEAGLRGFVRYLEKERTVYFNGGPNPTESYLWRVKDGGAPEAVRPGTTGEAIENGGLSKTGALLVVSHASPTSMPRTFVARADGTRVGELPSVAVEPSFVPRVEYRQVGPLQFHASLVRPREAKPGEKLPVIVEVYAGPTVTVVHKSMAAHLLSQWMADQGFLIARFDGRGTPLRGAQWQRAVHLDFSGVTLEDQAAAVQALAAEVPEVDLSRVGIEGWSFGGYMSALAALKRPDVFKAAVAGAPVVDWLDYDTHYTERYLGLPQQHPEAYEKSSLLTYARDTARPLSPLLLIHGTADDNVYFFHTLKLSDALFRAGKYHELLPLSGLTHMVPDPLITQRQYEWVMNHFKRHLAP; encoded by the coding sequence ATGCGCCAAGCTCCCTTCCTGCTCGCCGCCGCGCTGCTCGCCTCCGCCTGCGCTCCCGTCCTCACCCAGCAATCCCCCAAGCCCTCCTCCGCCCAGACCATGTCCCCTTCGCAAGAAGCCTTCCTGCGGGACTACGCGGAGACGCGCCGCTTCATGAGTGGCCGTCCCGTCAACCCGCGAATCACTCCCGACGAGAAGACCGTCCTCTTCCTGCGCGGCCAGCCGCGCGCGCCCGTGCAGACACTGTTCGCCTTCGACGTGGCGACGGGCCAGACGCGCGAGCTGCTCACCCCCGAGGCCATCCTCCAGGGCGGTGAGGAGACGCTGTCGCCCGAGGAGAAGGCGCGCCGCGAGCGCATGCGCGTGAGCGCCCGGGGCTTCACCTCCTACCAGTTGTCGGAGGATGGGGCCTCCCTCCTCGTGCCCCTCTCCGGCCGGCTCTACCTGGTGGAGCGGGCGAGCGGGAAGTCCACGGAGCTCAAGACGGGCGCGGGCGTCATCGACCCGCGCTTCTCGTCCGACGGCAAGCACGTGGGCTACGTGCGGGACAACGACGTGTTCCGCCTGGAGGTGGCCTCCAACACCGAGCACCGGGTGACGCAAGGGGGCACGGCGGCGAGGACCCACGGCCTGGCCGAGTTCGTGGCCCAGGAGGAGATGAGCCGCTTCTCGGGGTGGTGGTGGAGCCCGGACGCGAAGTCCATCGCCTACACCGAGTCGGACACCTCGGGGGTGGAGCAGCTGTCCATCATCGACGTGATGCACCCCGAGCGCGGCGCGGAGGACTCCGCCTACCCGCGTCCCGGCAAGGCCAACGCGAAGGTGCGCCTGGGCGTCATCCCCGCCACGGGCGGAAACACCGTCTGGGTGAAGTGGGACGCGGAGGCGTACCCGTACCTGGCCACGGTGGTGTGGCCGAAGAAGGGGCCGCTCACGGTGCTGGTGCAGAACCGCACCCAGACGGAGCAGAAGCTGCTCGCGGTGGATCCGGCGAGCGGCGCCACGCGGGAGCTGCTCACCGAGAAGGACGGGGCCTGGCTCGAGCTGGAGCAGAGCTTCCCCCAGTGGGTGGACGAGGGCTTCCTCTGGTACACCGAGCGCAACGGGGGCCCCGAGGTGGAGCTGCGGAGCGCGGACGGCGCGCTCGTGCGCTCGCTGGTGAAGCCCGAGGCGGGCCTGCGCGGCTTCGTGCGCTACCTGGAGAAGGAGCGCACCGTCTACTTCAACGGCGGCCCCAACCCCACGGAGAGCTACCTGTGGCGCGTGAAGGACGGGGGCGCGCCGGAGGCGGTGCGTCCGGGCACCACGGGCGAGGCCATCGAGAATGGGGGTCTCTCCAAGACGGGCGCGCTGCTCGTCGTGTCGCACGCGAGCCCCACCTCCATGCCGCGCACCTTCGTGGCCCGCGCGGACGGCACCCGCGTGGGTGAGCTGCCGTCGGTGGCGGTGGAGCCCTCCTTCGTGCCGCGCGTCGAGTACCGCCAGGTGGGCCCGCTCCAGTTCCACGCCTCGCTCGTGCGCCCGCGGGAGGCGAAGCCCGGGGAGAAGCTGCCCGTCATCGTCGAGGTGTACGCCGGCCCCACCGTCACCGTGGTGCACAAGAGCATGGCCGCGCACCTGCTGTCGCAGTGGATGGCGGACCAGGGCTTCCTCATCGCCCGCTTCGATGGCCGGGGCACGCCGCTCCGGGGCGCCCAGTGGCAGCGCGCGGTGCACCTGGACTTCTCCGGGGTGACGCTGGAGGACCAGGCCGCGGCGGTGCAAGCGCTCGCCGCCGAGGTGCCCGAGGTGGACCTCTCGCGCGTGGGCATCGAGGGCTGGAGCTTCGGCGGCTACATGTCCGCGCTCGCCGCGCTCAAGCGCCCGGACGTCTTCAAGGCGGCCGTGGCGGGCGCGCCCGTGGTGGACTGGCTCGACTACGACACCCACTACACCGAGCGCTACCTGGGCCTGCCCCAGCAGCACCCCGAGGCCTATGAGAAGAGCTCGCTGCTCACCTACGCGCGCGACACGGCCCGGCCCCTGTCCCCGCTGCTGCTCATCCACGGCACCGCGGACGACAACGTCTACTTCTTCCACACGCTCAAGCTGTCCGACGCGCTCTTCCGCGCGGGCAAGTACCACGAGCTGCTGCCGCTCAGCGGCCTGACGCACATGGTGCCGGATCCGCTCATCACCCAGCGCCAGTACGAGTGGGTGATGAACCACTTCAAGCGGCACCTCGCGCCGTAG
- the fabI gene encoding enoyl-ACP reductase FabI, whose product MLLQGKKLLITGVLTPQSIAYGVAELALEQGADILLTGFGRARSLTERSAKRLKAGTEVLELDVSNPAHFPALTEALRQRWGRVDGVLHGIAYAPEDALGGNFLNTPWESVQTAFRVSTFSLKELSVAVLPLMTRGGSIVTLDFDNRVAWPIYDWMGVCKAALESTVRYLARDLGPKGIRVNAVAAGPLSTVAAKGIPGFKSLEKGWGRQAPLGWDARSSHESVARTACALLSDWLPSTTGEMVHVDGGYHAIGAPPVDPDEDDKEESGQPPPTPSAG is encoded by the coding sequence ATGCTGCTGCAGGGCAAGAAGCTCCTCATCACCGGAGTGCTCACCCCCCAGTCGATCGCCTATGGCGTCGCCGAGCTCGCGCTCGAGCAGGGCGCGGACATCCTCCTCACCGGTTTCGGCCGGGCACGCTCCCTCACGGAGCGCAGCGCCAAGCGTCTCAAGGCGGGGACCGAGGTGCTGGAGCTGGACGTGTCCAACCCCGCGCACTTTCCCGCGCTCACCGAGGCGCTGCGCCAGCGCTGGGGGCGGGTGGATGGGGTGCTCCACGGGATCGCCTATGCCCCCGAGGACGCGCTGGGTGGCAACTTCCTCAATACCCCCTGGGAGAGTGTCCAGACGGCGTTTCGCGTCTCGACCTTCTCCCTCAAGGAGCTGTCCGTGGCGGTGCTGCCCCTGATGACGCGGGGCGGCTCCATCGTCACGCTGGACTTCGACAACCGCGTGGCCTGGCCCATCTACGACTGGATGGGGGTGTGCAAGGCCGCCCTGGAGTCCACGGTGCGCTACCTGGCCCGGGATCTGGGGCCCAAAGGTATTCGGGTCAACGCTGTGGCCGCCGGTCCGCTGTCCACGGTGGCGGCCAAGGGCATTCCTGGTTTCAAATCCCTGGAGAAGGGCTGGGGCCGCCAGGCTCCATTGGGGTGGGATGCCCGGAGCAGCCACGAGTCGGTGGCGCGCACGGCCTGTGCGCTTCTCTCGGACTGGCTGCCATCCACCACGGGGGAAATGGTGCATGTGGATGGCGGCTATCACGCGATCGGTGCCCCGCCCGTGGACCCCGACGAAGACGACAAGGAGGAGAGCGGCCAGCCACCTCCGACCCCCTCGGCTGGTTGA
- a CDS encoding cold-shock protein: MAIGTVKWFNDAKGFGFITQEGGGEDVFCHHTAINMEGFRTLQEGQRVEFDVARGPKGLQAQNVRAA, encoded by the coding sequence ATGGCTATCGGCACCGTGAAGTGGTTCAACGACGCGAAGGGTTTCGGATTCATCACGCAGGAGGGCGGTGGCGAGGACGTGTTCTGCCACCACACCGCCATCAACATGGAAGGCTTCCGCACCCTGCAGGAGGGTCAGCGGGTGGAGTTCGACGTGGCCCGCGGTCCCAAGGGTCTGCAGGCCCAGAACGTTCGCGCCGCCTGA
- a CDS encoding response regulator, with the protein MSLPSLLLVDDSDAILALERAILSGHYALNTASNGREALEKVVRVQPAAMLLDLSMPEMDGDEVLKRVKADPATADIPVIIISSETSRAEACLSLGAELFLSKPFRADELLSAVENALQNARRRARAGSMALLRLGVGGLEFAIPLEGVRQVILQPATRPLPLGPGYISEFFELKGQPVCVLDLARRLEVGHSESIEERKLVILEMDGVQLALSVDAVQDPEEYPASDIEPRERVGGTGHGHLRDALVGMLRAGGRPVPIFDPKAFATQELLREAVDLLRPEKLERSA; encoded by the coding sequence GTGAGCCTCCCGTCCCTGCTCCTTGTCGACGACAGTGATGCCATCCTCGCGCTCGAGCGCGCGATCCTCTCCGGCCATTACGCCCTGAACACGGCGAGCAATGGCCGCGAGGCGCTCGAGAAGGTGGTCCGAGTCCAACCCGCCGCCATGTTGTTGGACCTGTCCATGCCGGAGATGGACGGAGACGAGGTGCTCAAGCGGGTGAAGGCGGACCCCGCCACCGCGGACATCCCCGTCATCATCATCTCCTCGGAGACGAGCCGCGCGGAGGCCTGTCTGTCGCTGGGGGCCGAGCTCTTCCTGTCCAAGCCCTTCCGGGCGGACGAGCTGTTGAGCGCGGTGGAGAACGCCCTGCAGAACGCACGGCGCCGGGCGCGGGCGGGCTCCATGGCCCTGTTGCGTCTGGGCGTGGGGGGCCTGGAGTTCGCCATTCCCCTGGAGGGCGTGCGTCAGGTCATCCTCCAGCCGGCCACCCGGCCGCTGCCCCTGGGGCCGGGTTACATCTCCGAGTTCTTCGAGCTCAAGGGCCAGCCGGTGTGCGTGCTGGACCTGGCGCGCCGCCTGGAGGTGGGCCACAGCGAGTCCATCGAGGAGCGCAAGCTGGTCATCCTGGAGATGGACGGGGTGCAACTGGCGCTGAGCGTGGACGCGGTGCAGGACCCCGAGGAGTATCCGGCCTCGGACATCGAGCCGCGGGAGCGGGTGGGCGGCACGGGGCATGGCCATCTGCGCGACGCGCTCGTGGGCATGCTGCGCGCCGGAGGCCGTCCGGTTCCCATCTTCGATCCCAAGGCCTTCGCCACGCAGGAGTTGTTGCGCGAGGCGGTGGACTTGCTGCGTCCGGAGAAGCTGGAGCGCAGCGCATGA
- a CDS encoding CheR family methyltransferase: protein MSSQVESLQVLARARELVASCTGFRDTAISPTAVDRVVRAELARGRSPSELMAEMQRPNAPLARALLDAVLVGETYFFRHPEQFRFLAAEVVPSALRRGSLHLRGWSAGCASGEETYSIAACLLNTVTPGVTVEVLGTDLHEGRLEYARRGVYGNWSRREAGPLLYPLYQEVADGRVSVIDSVRAVTRFAQTNLLEPLAEMYGQFDVIFCRNVLTYFSQDAVTAALGHLARALVPGGHILLGTVEVDHPPEGLVRVGPPELQAFRRPLPNAPPPPRPTPPPEPPKVVRAPPAPPEPPKPPPSPIRLHTDALQRIEGGDEAGAAHTLEALLEQFRDYLPGMLELALLRERAGSREAAFALMHSVRDSAARLPPDQIIEGPEPLPARFYRASADAFLTLGSIE, encoded by the coding sequence ATGAGTTCGCAGGTGGAGTCGCTACAGGTGCTCGCCCGGGCGCGAGAACTCGTCGCGTCATGTACGGGGTTCCGGGACACGGCCATCTCACCCACGGCGGTGGATCGCGTGGTGCGCGCGGAGCTCGCGCGAGGCCGTTCTCCCTCGGAGCTGATGGCGGAGATGCAGCGGCCGAACGCGCCCCTGGCGCGGGCGCTCCTGGACGCGGTGCTGGTGGGCGAGACGTACTTCTTCCGCCACCCGGAGCAGTTCCGCTTCCTCGCGGCCGAGGTGGTGCCGTCGGCGTTGCGCCGGGGCTCCCTGCACCTGCGGGGCTGGAGCGCCGGGTGTGCCTCCGGTGAGGAGACGTACTCCATCGCCGCGTGCCTGCTGAACACGGTGACGCCGGGGGTCACCGTGGAGGTGCTCGGCACCGATCTGCACGAGGGCCGTCTGGAGTACGCGCGCCGGGGCGTCTATGGCAACTGGTCGCGCCGCGAGGCCGGGCCGCTGCTCTACCCGCTCTACCAGGAGGTCGCGGACGGCCGGGTGAGTGTCATCGACTCCGTGCGCGCCGTCACGCGCTTCGCTCAGACGAACCTGCTCGAGCCCCTGGCCGAGATGTACGGCCAGTTCGACGTCATCTTCTGCCGCAACGTCCTGACGTATTTCTCGCAGGACGCGGTGACCGCGGCGCTGGGCCATCTGGCGCGCGCGCTCGTGCCGGGCGGCCACATCCTGCTGGGCACGGTGGAGGTGGATCATCCTCCCGAGGGTCTGGTGCGCGTGGGCCCGCCCGAGTTGCAGGCCTTCCGCCGCCCCTTGCCCAACGCGCCGCCGCCGCCCAGGCCCACGCCGCCGCCCGAGCCTCCCAAGGTCGTCCGCGCGCCCCCTGCGCCGCCCGAGCCGCCCAAGCCGCCGCCCTCGCCCATTCGCCTGCACACCGACGCGCTCCAGCGCATCGAGGGGGGCGACGAGGCCGGTGCCGCCCACACGCTCGAGGCCTTGCTGGAGCAGTTCCGGGACTATCTGCCGGGCATGTTGGAGCTCGCCCTGCTGCGTGAACGGGCTGGATCCCGCGAGGCGGCCTTCGCCCTCATGCACTCGGTGCGGGACAGTGCCGCCCGGCTTCCGCCGGATCAGATCATCGAGGGGCCCGAGCCTCTTCCGGCCCGCTTCTACCGGGCGTCCGCTGACGCCTTCCTCACGTTGGGATCCATCGAATGA
- a CDS encoding response regulator, with protein MSANILLVDDSPTVRNILKIYLMNLKMGFVEAEDATRALQLLRLVPVKLVIADINMPGMDGITFVKQVRTSPMLAAVRDVPVILLTGERGGDLRQRGVEAGANSFINKPVSHNDLTETVRKLLAQN; from the coding sequence TTGAGCGCCAACATCCTCCTCGTGGATGACAGCCCGACCGTTCGCAACATCCTCAAGATCTACCTCATGAATCTGAAGATGGGGTTCGTCGAGGCCGAGGACGCGACACGGGCTTTGCAACTCCTCCGGCTGGTGCCGGTCAAGCTGGTCATCGCGGACATCAACATGCCTGGTATGGACGGCATCACCTTCGTGAAGCAGGTGCGCACGAGCCCCATGTTGGCTGCGGTGCGCGACGTTCCCGTCATCTTGCTCACGGGCGAGCGTGGCGGGGACCTGCGGCAGCGTGGGGTCGAGGCCGGAGCCAATTCCTTCATCAACAAGCCGGTTTCCCACAATGATCTGACGGAAACCGTGCGCAAACTCCTCGCCCAGAACTGA
- a CDS encoding chemotaxis protein CheW, which translates to MTSTTRGPEEVQDQEVRTLLEERASRLRGRSESSTDETVLMVAEFPLGEERYAIPLGSLRAALPLRLVTPVPLSQPHVIGVLRYQGQVLAALSLAALLGGHGWRQDPAVLLVVDRGDGELCALDCEAIPRPLSMSAAAVEAARTHSEGPVTEVMVPGSRQLIHLIDLPRLFAGAVGVRNAG; encoded by the coding sequence ATGACATCCACCACCCGAGGCCCCGAGGAGGTGCAGGATCAGGAGGTCCGCACCCTCCTGGAGGAGCGCGCGTCGCGTCTGCGCGGGCGCTCCGAAAGCTCCACCGATGAGACCGTGCTCATGGTGGCCGAGTTCCCGCTGGGCGAGGAGCGCTACGCGATTCCACTGGGCTCGTTGCGCGCGGCGCTGCCCCTGCGCCTGGTGACGCCGGTGCCCCTGTCCCAGCCGCACGTCATCGGCGTGCTGCGCTACCAGGGCCAGGTGCTCGCCGCGCTCAGCCTCGCCGCGCTCCTGGGCGGCCATGGTTGGCGGCAGGATCCCGCCGTGCTCCTGGTGGTGGACCGTGGCGACGGGGAGCTGTGCGCCCTGGACTGCGAGGCCATTCCCCGCCCGCTGAGCATGTCCGCCGCGGCGGTGGAAGCGGCGCGGACGCACTCGGAGGGCCCGGTGACCGAGGTCATGGTCCCCGGCTCGCGACAATTGATTCACCTCATCGATCTGCCGCGCCTCTTCGCGGGCGCCGTCGGGGTACGTAATGCCGGTTGA
- the odhB gene encoding 2-oxoglutarate dehydrogenase complex dihydrolipoyllysine-residue succinyltransferase, giving the protein MAVELKVPPLGESITEAVVGKWNKKQGETVAADEPLVVLETDKVTIDVPAPATGAIATIAFKEGDKVRVGDVLGTIEAGGAASASAPAAAPAPAAAPAPAASASADARITPTARKIVEENKLDVSQLKGTGAGGRITKEDALGQLNRPAEPSAPAPRAPAPAAPSGPRSRADREERVKMTPLRRRVAERLLQAQSNAAILTTFNEVDMGEVMDLRKQYNEKFQAKHGVKLGFMSLFVRAAIEALKTFPQVNAEIEGEDVIFKRYYDIGVAVSGSRGLVVPVLRDADTLSLADMEKKIADFGTRARNDKLTINELQGGTFTISNGGTFGSMLSTPILNPPQTGILGMHNIVERPVARNGQVVIRPIMYLALSYDHRLIDGREAVQFLVRIKDCIEDPTRLLLEI; this is encoded by the coding sequence ATGGCCGTTGAACTGAAAGTCCCGCCCCTGGGCGAGTCCATCACTGAAGCCGTCGTCGGGAAGTGGAACAAGAAGCAGGGCGAGACGGTGGCCGCGGACGAGCCGCTCGTCGTCCTGGAGACCGACAAGGTCACCATCGACGTGCCCGCTCCCGCCACGGGCGCCATCGCCACCATCGCCTTCAAGGAGGGCGACAAGGTGCGCGTGGGTGACGTGCTGGGCACCATCGAGGCCGGAGGCGCCGCGAGCGCTTCCGCGCCCGCCGCGGCTCCCGCTCCCGCCGCCGCTCCGGCTCCCGCCGCCAGCGCTTCCGCGGACGCGCGCATCACGCCCACCGCCCGGAAGATCGTGGAGGAGAACAAGCTGGACGTGAGCCAGCTCAAGGGCACCGGCGCCGGTGGCCGCATCACCAAGGAGGATGCGCTGGGTCAGCTCAACCGCCCCGCCGAGCCCTCCGCTCCGGCTCCGCGCGCTCCGGCTCCCGCGGCGCCCTCCGGTCCCCGCTCCCGGGCGGACCGCGAGGAGCGCGTGAAGATGACGCCCCTGCGCCGCCGCGTCGCCGAGCGCCTGCTCCAGGCCCAGTCCAACGCCGCCATCCTCACCACCTTCAACGAGGTGGACATGGGCGAGGTGATGGACCTGCGCAAGCAGTACAACGAGAAGTTCCAGGCCAAGCACGGCGTCAAGCTCGGCTTCATGAGCCTCTTCGTGCGCGCCGCCATCGAGGCCCTGAAGACCTTCCCCCAGGTCAACGCGGAGATCGAGGGCGAGGACGTCATCTTCAAGCGCTACTACGACATCGGCGTGGCCGTGAGCGGCTCGCGCGGACTCGTGGTGCCCGTGCTGCGTGACGCCGACACCCTGTCGCTCGCCGACATGGAGAAGAAGATCGCCGACTTCGGCACCCGCGCCCGCAACGACAAGCTCACCATCAACGAGCTGCAGGGCGGCACCTTCACCATCTCCAATGGGGGCACCTTCGGCTCCATGCTCTCCACCCCCATCCTCAACCCGCCCCAGACGGGCATCCTGGGGATGCACAACATCGTGGAGCGCCCGGTGGCCCGCAACGGCCAGGTCGTCATCCGGCCCATCATGTACCTGGCCCTCTCCTACGATCACCGCCTCATCGACGGCCGCGAGGCCGTGCAGTTCCTCGTGCGCATCAAGGACTGCATCGAGGACCCCACGCGGCTCCTGCTGGAAATTTGA
- a CDS encoding 2-oxoglutarate dehydrogenase E1 component: MANFQDSYLSGGNIDFIEGLYARYLEDASSVDPSWRELFERSTDGAGRPIFNPTPIEPPAPPAKEGKAGKEGGKPAAAVATAAQTAPSVAFEQDMKLQARVDQAISAFRLRGHLRAHLDPLSRPRPPLEHVADMGMTDDKHFSATELEQMVESFSVFPEARVKLKDLLGRLRRTYTGSIGVEFMQMLDSERRRWLMKRMEFTENRTDFPVEEQRHILTKLSYAEGFENFLHTKYVNAKRFALDGGEALVPMIDALLEVGGGMGLKEVVIGMAHRGRLNVLTNILGKKPDQIFSEFDGPRDPKNHMGRGDVKYHMGFSSDHPTRGGQSIHLSLAFNPSHLEAVNPVVEGRVRAKQDRSADAERTKVMPLLIHGDAAFIGQGVVAETLNLSRLHGYETGGTVHLVINNQVGFTTDPEDSRSSIYSTALAQMLDVPVFHVNGDDPEACVHVGRLVAEYRQTFKSDVVVDLICYRRFGHNEGDDPSFTQPIMYDVIHKHHPVRALYAKQLADKGRIPAEESDALKQRCMQEFDAALSRARAESQFKEPNALEGLWKPYKGGPEAGVPEVKTGVDKQKLRDALEKLAHAPEGFHVHPVVERTVLKKRQTMLQTEEIQWGEGETLAYATLISEGYPVRLSGQDCERGTFSHRHSVLNDVKTGEKYTPLNQFAQGKARFDVHNSPLSEMGVLGFEYGYSLDVPDGLTIWEAQFGDFANGAQIIIDQFIAAGESKWRRLSGLTLLLPHGYEGQGPEHSSARLERFLSLSAEDNLQVVYPTTPAQIFHLLRRQLLRPLRKPLVVMSPKSLLRRPEAVSKLDELATGGFQEIIQDKVDPQGVTRLLLCSGKVYYDLVKARDEQKDDSIAIVRVEQLFPFPFEELAALVGKMPKLTELFWVQEEPRNSGAWHYIFPRLHDLIATRGQAPVKVGYIGRAEAASPATGFIQTHNLEQQLIVEEAILRGTKNGR, from the coding sequence ATGGCGAATTTCCAGGACTCGTACCTCTCCGGCGGAAACATCGACTTCATCGAGGGGCTCTACGCGCGCTACCTCGAGGATGCATCCAGTGTGGATCCGAGCTGGCGCGAGTTGTTCGAGCGCAGCACCGACGGCGCCGGCCGTCCCATCTTCAACCCCACGCCCATCGAGCCCCCCGCTCCTCCGGCCAAGGAGGGCAAAGCGGGCAAGGAGGGGGGCAAACCCGCCGCCGCGGTGGCCACCGCCGCGCAGACGGCGCCCTCGGTCGCCTTCGAGCAGGACATGAAGCTGCAGGCCCGGGTGGATCAGGCCATCTCGGCCTTCCGCCTGCGCGGCCACCTGCGCGCCCATCTGGATCCGCTCTCCCGGCCGCGCCCGCCCCTGGAGCACGTGGCCGACATGGGCATGACGGATGACAAGCACTTCTCCGCCACCGAGCTCGAGCAGATGGTGGAGAGCTTCAGCGTCTTCCCCGAGGCGCGCGTCAAGCTCAAGGATCTGCTCGGGCGCCTGCGCCGCACGTACACGGGCTCCATCGGCGTCGAGTTCATGCAGATGCTCGACAGCGAGCGGCGCCGCTGGCTGATGAAGCGCATGGAGTTCACGGAGAACCGCACGGACTTCCCGGTGGAGGAGCAGCGCCACATCCTCACCAAGCTGTCCTACGCCGAGGGCTTCGAGAACTTCCTGCACACCAAGTACGTCAACGCCAAGCGCTTCGCGCTCGACGGCGGCGAGGCGCTGGTGCCCATGATCGACGCGCTCCTGGAAGTGGGCGGCGGCATGGGCCTCAAGGAAGTCGTCATCGGCATGGCCCACCGCGGCCGCCTCAACGTGCTCACGAACATCCTGGGCAAGAAGCCGGACCAGATCTTCAGCGAGTTCGACGGCCCGCGCGATCCCAAGAACCACATGGGCCGCGGCGACGTGAAGTACCACATGGGCTTCAGCTCGGACCACCCCACGCGGGGCGGGCAGAGCATCCACCTGTCGCTCGCCTTCAACCCCAGCCACCTGGAAGCGGTCAACCCCGTGGTGGAGGGGCGCGTGCGCGCCAAGCAGGACCGCAGCGCGGACGCCGAGCGCACCAAGGTGATGCCGCTGCTCATCCACGGCGACGCGGCCTTCATCGGCCAGGGCGTCGTGGCCGAGACGCTCAACCTCTCGCGTCTGCACGGCTACGAGACGGGCGGCACCGTGCACCTGGTCATCAACAACCAGGTGGGCTTCACCACGGACCCCGAGGACTCGCGCAGCTCCATCTACTCCACCGCGCTCGCGCAGATGCTCGACGTGCCCGTCTTCCACGTCAACGGCGACGACCCCGAGGCGTGCGTCCACGTGGGCCGGCTGGTGGCCGAGTACCGGCAGACCTTCAAGAGCGACGTGGTCGTCGACCTCATCTGCTACCGCCGCTTCGGCCACAACGAGGGAGATGACCCCTCGTTCACCCAGCCGATCATGTACGACGTCATCCACAAGCACCACCCGGTGCGCGCGCTCTACGCCAAGCAGCTCGCGGACAAGGGGCGCATCCCGGCCGAGGAGTCCGACGCCCTCAAGCAGCGCTGCATGCAGGAGTTCGACGCGGCGCTCAGCCGCGCCCGCGCGGAGAGCCAGTTCAAGGAGCCCAACGCGCTCGAGGGCCTGTGGAAGCCCTACAAGGGCGGCCCCGAGGCCGGCGTCCCCGAGGTGAAGACCGGGGTGGACAAGCAGAAGCTGCGCGACGCGCTGGAGAAGCTGGCCCACGCGCCCGAGGGCTTCCACGTGCACCCCGTGGTGGAGCGCACGGTGCTCAAGAAGCGCCAGACCATGCTCCAGACGGAGGAGATCCAGTGGGGCGAGGGCGAGACACTCGCCTACGCCACGCTCATCTCCGAGGGCTACCCGGTCCGTCTGAGCGGCCAGGATTGCGAGCGCGGCACGTTCAGCCACCGCCACTCGGTGCTCAACGACGTGAAGACGGGCGAGAAGTACACGCCGCTCAACCAGTTCGCCCAGGGCAAGGCCCGCTTCGACGTCCACAACAGCCCGCTGTCGGAGATGGGCGTGCTGGGCTTCGAGTACGGCTACAGCCTGGACGTGCCGGACGGCCTCACTATCTGGGAAGCCCAGTTCGGTGACTTCGCCAACGGCGCGCAGATCATCATCGACCAGTTCATCGCCGCCGGAGAGAGCAAGTGGCGGCGGCTCAGCGGCCTCACCCTGCTGCTGCCCCACGGCTACGAGGGCCAGGGCCCCGAGCACTCCAGCGCCCGTCTGGAGCGCTTCCTGAGCCTGAGCGCCGAGGACAACCTCCAGGTCGTCTACCCCACCACGCCCGCGCAGATCTTCCACCTGCTGCGCCGGCAGCTCCTGCGCCCCCTGCGCAAGCCGCTCGTCGTCATGTCGCCCAAGAGCCTGCTGCGCCGCCCCGAGGCGGTGAGCAAGCTCGACGAGCTCGCCACCGGCGGCTTCCAGGAGATCATCCAGGACAAGGTGGACCCCCAGGGCGTGACGCGGCTGCTGTTGTGCTCGGGCAAGGTCTACTACGACCTGGTCAAGGCGCGGGACGAGCAGAAGGACGACTCCATCGCCATCGTGCGCGTGGAGCAGCTCTTCCCCTTCCCCTTCGAGGAGTTGGCGGCCCTGGTGGGCAAGATGCCCAAGCTCACCGAGCTCTTCTGGGTCCAGGAGGAGCCCCGCAACTCGGGCGCCTGGCACTACATCTTCCCGCGCCTGCACGACCTCATCGCCACGCGCGGCCAGGCCCCCGTGAAGGTGGGCTACATCGGACGCGCGGAGGCGGCGAGCCCCGCCACCGGTTTCATCCAGACGCACAACCTCGAGCAGCAGCTCATCGTGGAGGAAGCCATCCTCCGAGGAACCAAGAATGGCCGTTGA